In Achromobacter spanius, the following proteins share a genomic window:
- the prmA gene encoding 50S ribosomal protein L11 methyltransferase, with protein MRELVLHCLEAQAEALSDALLEAGVLSVSVEDADFGTDDERPLFGEPGTEPDIQAWDRNRVVALLPDGADPTQIMEEAASAGELDPALFAGWTLRDVPDADWVRLTQSQFGPIHIAERLWIVPSWHRDNPDVPGLDPAAAEDGAIHIELDPGLAFGTGSHPTTHLCLAWLEAELPTGATVLDYGCGSGILAIAARKLGAGPTLAVDIDAQAVQSTAYNAEVNRVELQAMLPDALADGTFQVVVANILSNPLKVLAPMLAGRVAAGGHLVLSGVLERQAEEVAAAYAPWLAMSVWRARDGWVCLHGQKA; from the coding sequence ATGCGTGAACTCGTGCTCCATTGCCTGGAGGCGCAGGCCGAAGCCCTGTCGGATGCGTTGCTGGAAGCGGGCGTGCTGTCGGTATCCGTGGAAGACGCCGACTTTGGCACCGATGACGAACGCCCCTTGTTCGGCGAACCCGGCACCGAGCCCGACATCCAAGCCTGGGACCGCAACCGCGTCGTTGCCTTGCTGCCCGATGGCGCCGACCCCACGCAGATCATGGAAGAGGCCGCCTCGGCCGGCGAGCTGGACCCGGCGCTGTTTGCCGGCTGGACGCTGCGCGACGTGCCGGACGCCGACTGGGTGCGCCTGACGCAATCGCAGTTTGGGCCCATCCACATTGCTGAACGCCTGTGGATCGTGCCCAGTTGGCACCGCGACAATCCCGATGTGCCGGGCCTGGACCCGGCCGCCGCCGAAGACGGCGCCATCCATATCGAACTGGACCCGGGCCTGGCCTTCGGTACCGGCAGCCATCCCACGACGCATCTTTGCCTGGCCTGGCTGGAAGCCGAATTGCCCACGGGCGCCACGGTGCTGGACTACGGCTGCGGCTCGGGCATTCTGGCCATTGCCGCGCGCAAGCTGGGCGCCGGTCCGACGCTGGCCGTGGACATCGACGCGCAGGCGGTGCAAAGCACGGCCTACAACGCCGAGGTCAACCGCGTCGAACTGCAAGCCATGCTGCCCGATGCGCTGGCCGACGGCACCTTCCAGGTGGTGGTTGCCAACATCCTGTCCAATCCGTTGAAGGTGTTGGCGCCGATGTTGGCGGGCCGCGTTGCCGCTGGCGGCCACCTGGTGCTGTCCGGCGTGCTGGAGCGTCAGGCCGAGGAAGTGGCCGCGGCTTACGCGCCCTGGCTCGCCATGTCGGTCTGGCGCGCCCGCGACGGCTGGGTATGCCTGCACGGCCAGAAGGCCTGA
- the accC gene encoding acetyl-CoA carboxylase biotin carboxylase subunit: MFEKILIANRGEIALRIQRACRELGIKTVVVHSEADREAKYVRLADESVCIGPAPSRDSYLNMPAIISAAEVTDSEAIHPGYGFLSENADFADRVEKSGFVFIGPRPDTIRLMGDKVSAKRAMIEAGVPVVPGSEGALPEDPQEIIRIAREVGYPVIIKAAGGGGGRGMRVVYTEAALLNAVTMTRSEAGAAFNNPEVYMEKFLENPRHVEIQVLADGGRNAVWLGERDCSMQRRHQKVIEEAPAPGIARRAIERIGDRCADACRKMGYRGAGTFEFLFENGEFYFIEMNTRIQVEHPVTELITGIDLVQQQILIAAGEKFTLRQRDITFKGHAIECRINAEDPFRFVPSPGRITNWHTPGGPGVRIDSHAYNSYFVPPNYDSMIAKVITYGDTRDQALARMRIALSEMVVEGISTNIPLHRELLQDARFIEGGTSIHYLENKLAQRP, translated from the coding sequence ATGTTCGAAAAAATCCTGATCGCCAATCGGGGCGAAATCGCCCTGCGCATTCAGCGCGCTTGCCGTGAGCTGGGCATTAAAACCGTGGTCGTGCACTCCGAGGCTGACCGCGAGGCCAAGTACGTGCGCCTGGCCGATGAATCCGTGTGCATCGGGCCCGCGCCGTCGCGTGACAGCTACCTGAACATGCCGGCCATCATTTCGGCCGCCGAAGTGACGGATTCCGAGGCAATCCACCCGGGTTACGGGTTCTTGTCCGAAAATGCCGACTTCGCCGATCGCGTCGAAAAGAGTGGCTTCGTCTTCATCGGCCCGCGTCCCGACACCATTCGCCTGATGGGCGACAAGGTCAGCGCCAAGCGCGCCATGATCGAAGCGGGCGTGCCGGTGGTGCCGGGTTCCGAGGGCGCGTTGCCCGAAGATCCGCAGGAAATCATCCGCATTGCGCGCGAAGTCGGTTATCCGGTCATCATCAAGGCTGCAGGCGGCGGCGGTGGCCGTGGCATGCGCGTGGTGTACACCGAGGCCGCGCTCTTGAACGCCGTCACCATGACGCGCTCGGAAGCGGGCGCCGCGTTCAACAACCCGGAAGTCTATATGGAGAAGTTCCTTGAGAACCCTCGCCATGTGGAAATCCAGGTGCTGGCCGATGGCGGCCGCAACGCCGTCTGGCTGGGCGAACGCGACTGCTCCATGCAGCGCCGCCACCAGAAAGTCATTGAAGAAGCGCCGGCACCCGGCATCGCCCGCCGCGCCATCGAGCGCATCGGCGACCGTTGCGCCGACGCTTGCCGCAAGATGGGCTACCGTGGCGCGGGCACGTTCGAATTCCTGTTTGAAAACGGCGAGTTCTATTTCATTGAAATGAACACCCGCATCCAGGTCGAACACCCGGTCACCGAACTGATCACGGGCATTGACCTCGTGCAGCAGCAGATCCTGATCGCCGCGGGCGAAAAGTTCACGCTGCGCCAGCGCGACATCACGTTCAAGGGCCATGCGATCGAATGCCGCATCAACGCGGAAGATCCTTTCCGCTTTGTGCCCAGCCCCGGCCGCATCACCAACTGGCACACGCCGGGCGGTCCTGGCGTGCGTATCGACTCGCATGCCTACAACAGCTATTTTGTGCCGCCCAACTACGATTCGATGATCGCCAAGGTCATCACGTATGGCGACACGCGCGATCAGGCTTTGGCCCGCATGCGCATTGCGCTGTCGGAAATGGTGGTGGAAGGCATTTCCACCAACATCCCGCTGCATCGTGAATTGCTGCAAGACGCCCGCTTCATCGAAGGCGGCACCAGCATCCACTATCTGGAAAACAAGTTGGCTCAGCGCCCCTGA
- the accB gene encoding acetyl-CoA carboxylase biotin carboxyl carrier protein, which yields MDLRKLKTLIDLVAESGIAELEITEGEGKVRIVKFSQTLQPVAYHQPEAGAHAAPVAQAAAPAAPAAEAAPVIQGHVVKAPMVGTFYRSPNPGAAPFIDVGATVKEGDPLCIIEAMKLLNEIEADKSGVIKEILVENGEPVEYGQPLFVIG from the coding sequence ATGGACCTTCGAAAACTCAAAACCCTGATCGACCTGGTGGCTGAATCGGGTATCGCCGAGCTGGAAATCACCGAAGGCGAAGGCAAGGTACGCATCGTCAAGTTCTCGCAAACCTTGCAGCCGGTGGCTTACCACCAGCCTGAAGCCGGCGCGCACGCCGCACCCGTCGCCCAGGCCGCCGCGCCTGCCGCGCCGGCCGCCGAAGCCGCCCCGGTCATCCAGGGCCATGTCGTGAAGGCGCCGATGGTCGGCACGTTCTACCGTTCGCCGAACCCGGGCGCCGCCCCGTTCATCGACGTGGGCGCCACCGTTAAGGAAGGCGACCCGCTGTGCATCATTGAAGCCATGAAGCTGCTCAATGAAATCGAAGCCGACAAGTCCGGCGTCATCAAAGAAATCCTGGTCGAAAATGGTGAGCCCGTCGAGTACGGTCAACCCCTGTTCGTCATTGGCTGA